In the genome of Streptomyces collinus, one region contains:
- a CDS encoding beta-galactosidase encodes MTRKIRYGGDYNPEQWPQEVWDEDHRLFTRAGIDTLTVGVFTWSLTQPAPDTYDFTVLDRILDRAATEGRRVCLATGTAALPPWLAKRHPEVNRTDFEGRRHRYGQRHDFCPSSPAYREHAIALASRLAERYAHHPALLAWHINNEYGGACYCERCAEAFRQWLRDRHGTLDALNDAWCTTFWSHRYTDWDQIEPPNALTEHWRGPDHTAFQGTTLDYFRFTTDALLGCFLAEKEAIRAHDPDTPVTTNFMGLFRPLDYHRWAPHLDFASWDNYPPLDAPPTRPALAHDLMRGLKDGAPFWLMEQTPSTTACRDVNPLRRPGELRLATFQAIAHGADAALYFQMRASRGACEKYHGAVIGHAGRDDTRVFREVAALGRELEALGDRTLGARTPARTALLFDWDSWWALEISDGPSRLVKYPDVVHAYYRAAREAGADVDVIPQSADLTPYDVVLAPALHMVKGDLAARLEAVAARGGTVLATFLSGRVDEHDRAFLTDVPGPLAPLMGIRVDEWDARPPEFTQTVPELGTEARLVFEIVRPRGAGPVATYGTDFYAGTPAVTRNPVGDHDGEAWYVATALDRPGVDEIVRRILARHDLLGPYAGHPAVETATRVAPDGTRLLFLLNHAPEPARLTAHATATDLLTGKRLDQGEPLVLDPWGVAILQQIRRPRPSGTPDLRKK; translated from the coding sequence ATGACGCGCAAGATCCGCTACGGCGGCGACTACAACCCCGAGCAGTGGCCCCAGGAGGTCTGGGACGAGGACCACCGCCTGTTCACCCGGGCCGGCATCGACACCCTCACCGTCGGTGTCTTCACCTGGTCCCTCACCCAGCCCGCCCCGGACACCTACGACTTCACCGTCCTGGACCGCATCCTCGACCGCGCGGCGACAGAGGGCCGCCGGGTATGCCTGGCCACCGGCACCGCCGCCCTCCCGCCCTGGCTCGCCAAGCGGCACCCCGAGGTCAACCGCACCGACTTCGAGGGCCGCCGCCACCGCTACGGCCAGCGCCATGACTTCTGCCCCAGTTCACCGGCGTACCGCGAACACGCCATCGCCCTGGCCTCCCGCCTCGCCGAACGCTACGCGCACCACCCGGCCCTGCTCGCCTGGCACATCAACAACGAGTACGGCGGCGCCTGTTACTGCGAGCGGTGCGCCGAGGCGTTCCGGCAGTGGCTCCGGGACCGGCACGGCACCCTCGACGCCCTCAACGACGCCTGGTGCACCACCTTCTGGTCCCACCGCTACACCGACTGGGACCAGATCGAGCCGCCGAACGCCCTCACCGAGCACTGGCGCGGCCCCGACCACACCGCCTTCCAGGGCACCACGCTCGACTACTTCCGCTTCACCACCGACGCCCTCCTCGGCTGCTTCCTGGCCGAGAAGGAGGCGATTCGCGCCCACGACCCGGACACGCCCGTCACCACCAACTTCATGGGCCTCTTCCGCCCCCTCGACTACCACCGCTGGGCGCCCCACCTGGACTTCGCCTCCTGGGACAACTACCCGCCCCTCGACGCGCCGCCGACCCGGCCCGCCCTCGCCCACGACCTGATGCGCGGCCTGAAGGACGGCGCCCCCTTCTGGCTGATGGAGCAGACCCCGTCCACGACGGCCTGCCGCGACGTCAACCCGCTGCGGCGGCCCGGTGAACTCCGCCTCGCCACCTTCCAGGCCATCGCCCACGGCGCCGACGCCGCCCTCTACTTCCAGATGCGGGCCTCCCGGGGCGCCTGCGAGAAGTACCACGGGGCCGTCATCGGCCACGCGGGCCGCGACGACACCCGCGTCTTCCGCGAAGTCGCCGCCCTCGGACGGGAACTGGAGGCCTTGGGCGACCGGACACTCGGCGCCCGCACCCCCGCCCGCACCGCGCTCCTCTTCGACTGGGACAGCTGGTGGGCCCTGGAGATCTCCGACGGCCCGTCCCGGCTGGTGAAGTACCCGGACGTGGTCCACGCCTACTACCGGGCCGCCCGGGAGGCGGGCGCCGACGTGGACGTGATCCCGCAGAGCGCCGACCTCACGCCCTACGACGTGGTCCTCGCCCCCGCCCTCCACATGGTCAAGGGCGATCTCGCCGCCCGCCTCGAAGCCGTCGCCGCCCGCGGCGGCACGGTCCTGGCCACCTTCCTCTCCGGCCGCGTCGACGAGCACGACCGCGCGTTCCTCACCGACGTCCCCGGGCCGCTCGCACCCCTCATGGGCATCCGCGTGGACGAATGGGACGCCCGGCCGCCGGAGTTCACCCAGACCGTCCCCGAGCTGGGCACGGAGGCCCGGCTCGTCTTCGAGATCGTGCGACCGCGCGGCGCCGGGCCTGTCGCCACGTACGGCACCGACTTCTACGCGGGCACCCCGGCCGTGACCCGCAACCCCGTCGGCGACCACGACGGCGAGGCCTGGTACGTCGCCACCGCCCTCGACCGGCCGGGCGTCGACGAGATCGTCCGCCGGATCCTGGCCCGCCACGACCTGCTCGGCCCCTACGCCGGCCACCCCGCGGTGGAGACCGCCACCCGGGTCGCCCCCGACGGCACCCGCCTGCTCTTCCTCCTCAACCACGCCCCCGAACCGGCCCGCCTCACCGCCCACGCCACCGCGACCGACCTGCTCACCGGCAAGCGGCTGGACCAGGGCGAACCCCTGGTCCTCGACCCCTGGGGCGTGGCGATCCTTCAGCAGATCCGCCGCCCCCGCCCGTCCGGCACCCCGGACTTGCGGAAGAAGTAG